Proteins encoded within one genomic window of Comamonas endophytica:
- a CDS encoding lipocalin family protein, with protein sequence MSRPPHVPRGLPRLAGAALLAIGLAGSVLLSACGSTSAPPGVQAVSPFDLQRYQGRWYEIARLDHSFERGLTDVTATYTPQTDGSVQVINRGFSPAKGEWREAVGKARFTGEPTTGSLKVSFFGPFYGGYHVAALDADYHWALVVGSELDSSWILAREKSLDPATRAAILARARALGVDTDALIWVSHDRAGQQ encoded by the coding sequence ATGTCCCGACCTCCCCATGTACCGCGCGGCTTGCCGCGTCTTGCCGGCGCGGCCTTGCTGGCCATCGGGCTTGCCGGGTCGGTGCTGCTGAGCGCCTGCGGCAGCACCAGCGCACCGCCGGGTGTCCAGGCCGTCAGCCCTTTCGATCTGCAGCGCTACCAGGGCCGCTGGTACGAGATCGCGCGCCTCGACCATTCCTTCGAGCGCGGCCTCACCGATGTGACCGCCACCTATACCCCGCAGACCGATGGCAGCGTGCAGGTGATCAACCGCGGTTTCTCGCCGGCCAAGGGCGAGTGGCGCGAAGCCGTGGGCAAGGCGCGGTTCACCGGGGAGCCCACCACCGGCTCGCTCAAGGTCTCGTTCTTCGGGCCGTTCTACGGCGGCTACCATGTGGCCGCGCTCGATGCCGATTACCACTGGGCGCTGGTGGTGGGGTCCGAGCTGGATTCCAGCTGGATCCTGGCGCGCGAGAAAAGCCTCGATCCAGCCACCAGGGCCGCGATCCTGGCCCGCGCCAGGGCGCTGGGCGTGGACACCGATGCCTTGATCTGGGTCAGCCACGACCGAGCCGGCCAGCAGTGA
- a CDS encoding SDR family NAD(P)-dependent oxidoreductase, with the protein MQSLPEGYRALVLGAAGAIGGALAEHLRADPRCAAVRTLGRDTDPGIDFTAPDSVAEAAQALHPQQPWHLLIIATGMLQGPSGGPEKRLADLRAGHLAASFAINTIGPALALAHFTPLLARRERSLVAVLSAKVGSIGDNRLGGWYSYRASKAALNMVLKTAAIEMARTHPQAVLAALHPGTVDSALSAPFRGAQIGRPARDAARELLAVLDGLGPEDSGGFWSWDGQRLPW; encoded by the coding sequence ATGCAATCCCTGCCCGAAGGCTATCGCGCCCTGGTGCTGGGCGCGGCCGGCGCCATCGGCGGCGCACTCGCCGAGCACCTACGCGCCGACCCGCGCTGCGCCGCAGTCCGCACGCTGGGACGCGATACCGATCCCGGCATCGACTTCACGGCGCCCGACAGCGTGGCCGAGGCCGCCCAGGCATTGCATCCACAGCAGCCCTGGCATCTGCTGATCATTGCCACCGGCATGCTGCAGGGCCCAAGCGGCGGCCCGGAAAAGCGCCTGGCCGATCTGCGTGCCGGGCATCTGGCGGCGAGCTTTGCCATCAATACCATCGGCCCGGCCCTGGCGCTGGCGCATTTCACGCCGCTGCTGGCGCGCCGCGAGCGCAGCCTGGTCGCGGTGCTGTCGGCCAAGGTCGGCAGCATTGGCGACAACCGCCTGGGCGGCTGGTACAGCTACCGCGCCTCCAAGGCGGCGCTGAACATGGTGCTCAAGACCGCGGCCATTGAAATGGCGCGCACCCATCCGCAGGCGGTGCTGGCCGCACTGCACCCGGGCACGGTGGACTCCGCCCTGTCGGCGCCCTTTCGCGGCGCGCAGATTGGCCGGCCCGCGCGGGATGCGGCGCGCGAACTGCTGGCGGTGCTCGATGGCTTGGGTCCCGAAGACAGCGGCGGTTTCTGGTCCTGGGACGGGCAGCGCCTGCCCTGGTGA
- a CDS encoding helix-turn-helix domain-containing protein, with translation MQKSPVPVVVQRELASLATRAAVVRKARHLTQADLAHLADVGISTVAAVEGGHDGVSIGNLLKLMSALGVLEQTGKLFELQADPGLVDYARERLQPPPLAERPHVVRREPDA, from the coding sequence TTGCAGAAGTCCCCGGTTCCGGTCGTGGTCCAGCGGGAGCTCGCTAGCCTGGCCACTCGTGCCGCAGTGGTGCGCAAGGCCCGGCATCTCACCCAGGCCGATCTGGCGCATCTGGCGGATGTAGGCATCAGCACCGTGGCGGCCGTCGAAGGCGGCCATGACGGAGTCTCCATCGGCAACCTTCTCAAGCTCATGTCGGCGCTCGGAGTTCTGGAGCAGACGGGCAAGCTGTTCGAGCTCCAGGCAGATCCTGGCCTGGTCGACTATGCGCGCGAGCGGCTGCAACCGCCGCCTCTGGCGGAACGGCCCCATGTGGTGAGGAGAGAGCCCGATGCCTGA
- a CDS encoding type II toxin-antitoxin system HipA family toxin — translation MPDSTPVWAWLPGATEPVRAAALSSDGRRYRFQYDPAYLAQAVGTPALDPVELRLKPAVLTTQELPGVLLDAKPAGYGQDRLNAQLHDRYQRDLTELELLEAGPADGVSAIEVCHDIDRKLRWSPPSIEGLQHELERLEEGAPGSRAMRRANGDAATSAGGERPKATFAHQGRLWLVKMQDRGDRQGMPAMEYAAMTLAAQADIDAAPVRLQTVGPHQALMVERFDRAGNPGTPQRSLFASAHTVLQLPPAAVRGHALRSYPILADRMRIWGRNADPSMLMRQLQQLWKRMAFNALVGNVDDHPRNHGLLFVDGAWQLAPAFDITPIWRPPQEHGASHMPVLAMATGADGSAGVEPQRLIAASGHFGMAAEEAAQYLLETSEMIVDRWEATLRQALAPLADRRPPAYADAVVNDTRAAFALSYSIVDSPALLAQAVQALHAPRQSGRRRLRR, via the coding sequence ATGCCTGATTCGACCCCGGTCTGGGCATGGCTGCCCGGGGCGACCGAGCCGGTGCGGGCCGCGGCCTTGTCGAGCGATGGCAGGCGCTACCGGTTCCAGTACGACCCTGCCTACCTGGCGCAAGCCGTTGGCACACCGGCGCTCGATCCCGTCGAGCTTCGCCTGAAGCCTGCAGTGCTGACCACGCAGGAACTCCCGGGTGTGCTGCTCGATGCCAAACCCGCGGGTTATGGGCAGGACCGGCTGAACGCGCAGCTGCACGACCGATACCAACGCGACCTCACCGAACTGGAGCTTCTGGAAGCGGGGCCAGCGGACGGCGTGAGCGCGATCGAGGTCTGCCACGATATCGACCGCAAGCTGCGTTGGTCGCCCCCGTCCATCGAGGGGCTGCAGCACGAACTGGAGCGCCTGGAAGAAGGTGCTCCGGGATCGCGCGCCATGCGAAGAGCCAACGGGGATGCCGCAACGAGCGCGGGCGGCGAGCGTCCGAAAGCCACCTTTGCGCACCAGGGCCGTCTCTGGCTCGTGAAGATGCAGGACCGCGGCGACCGACAGGGCATGCCAGCCATGGAATACGCCGCGATGACGCTGGCGGCGCAGGCGGACATCGACGCGGCACCGGTCCGGTTGCAGACCGTGGGACCCCATCAGGCGCTCATGGTGGAACGTTTCGACCGGGCAGGAAACCCCGGGACGCCGCAGCGAAGCCTGTTTGCGTCTGCCCATACGGTCCTGCAACTGCCGCCAGCCGCCGTCCGGGGCCACGCGTTGCGCTCGTACCCGATATTGGCCGACAGGATGAGGATCTGGGGCCGCAACGCGGACCCGTCGATGCTGATGCGCCAGTTGCAGCAATTGTGGAAGCGCATGGCGTTCAATGCACTGGTGGGCAACGTCGACGATCATCCGCGCAACCACGGCTTGCTGTTCGTCGACGGCGCCTGGCAACTGGCCCCCGCCTTCGACATCACGCCCATCTGGCGCCCGCCGCAGGAGCATGGCGCAAGCCATATGCCCGTGTTGGCCATGGCGACGGGCGCGGATGGGAGCGCGGGAGTGGAGCCGCAACGGCTGATCGCGGCGTCAGGCCACTTCGGCATGGCTGCGGAAGAAGCGGCGCAATACCTGCTGGAAACCAGCGAAATGATCGTGGACCGCTGGGAAGCAACGCTGCGCCAGGCCCTTGCACCGCTGGCGGACCGGCGCCCGCCGGCCTATGCCGATGCCGTCGTCAACGACACCCGGGCGGCCTTCGCCCTCAGCTACAGCATCGTCGATTCGCCCGCGCTGCTGGCACAGGCCGTGCAGGCGCTGCATGCCCCCCGGCAAAGCGGACGGCGGCGGCTCAGACGCTGA
- a CDS encoding class IV adenylate cyclase — protein sequence MPRNVEIKARIADIEQVACLAAALADHGPTEIFQDDTFFRCAKGRLKLREFAAGHGELIFYRRPGQAGPKASFYLRTATSEPAHLRAALALAYGVSGQVVKRRRLFLAGRTRIHPDQVQGLGSFLELEVVLEEDEPMDGGVREAESLMRRLGIDVAQCVEQAYVDLLAGDAR from the coding sequence ATGCCGCGCAATGTCGAAATCAAAGCCCGCATTGCCGACATCGAGCAGGTCGCCTGCCTTGCCGCAGCCCTGGCCGATCACGGGCCCACGGAGATCTTCCAGGACGACACCTTCTTTCGCTGCGCCAAGGGCCGGCTGAAGCTGCGCGAGTTCGCGGCCGGGCATGGCGAGCTGATCTTCTATCGGCGCCCGGGCCAGGCGGGGCCGAAGGCGTCGTTCTACCTGCGCACTGCCACCTCCGAGCCGGCGCATCTGCGCGCAGCCCTGGCGCTGGCCTATGGCGTATCGGGGCAGGTCGTCAAGCGGCGCCGGCTGTTTCTCGCCGGCAGGACGCGCATCCATCCCGACCAGGTGCAGGGGCTGGGCAGTTTCCTGGAACTGGAAGTGGTCCTCGAGGAGGACGAGCCAATGGATGGCGGTGTGCGCGAAGCCGAGAGCCTCATGCGGCGGTTGGGGATCGATGTGGCGCAGTGCGTGGAACAGGCCTATGTGGATTTGCTGGCCGGCGATGCGCGGTGA
- a CDS encoding Bug family tripartite tricarboxylate transporter substrate binding protein translates to MTSRSHWTLATALLAASCLPLAAHAAGYPDKAITVVVPYSPGGGVDIITRLITTPMSQALGQSMVVDNKPGGGTNIGMSAVARSPANGYTLLTSSNTLTTNKALYSKLNFDPLNDFVPIGRIGEAALVVVVNAKSPYKTLGELVAAGKAKPDALSFGTAGVGSSGHMASELLLRAGSFKAVHVPYKGGSSAVTDLLGGRLDFMAINPLEVVSHVKNGSLRALAMLNTKGSPLLPEVKTAQSLGYNVQATVWWGLNAPKGTPAQVVETLNKALNTALATPEVKTRLAEIGASPVGGTPAEFAQFIQAESASLGELIKAAGITAD, encoded by the coding sequence ATGACATCGCGCTCTCACTGGACCCTCGCCACGGCCTTGCTGGCCGCCTCCTGCCTGCCCCTGGCGGCACATGCCGCGGGCTATCCCGACAAGGCCATCACGGTGGTGGTGCCCTACTCCCCGGGCGGCGGCGTCGACATCATCACGCGGCTGATCACCACGCCCATGTCGCAGGCGCTGGGCCAGAGCATGGTGGTGGACAACAAGCCCGGTGGCGGCACCAATATCGGCATGTCCGCGGTGGCGCGCAGCCCGGCCAACGGCTATACGCTGCTGACCTCGTCCAATACGTTGACCACCAACAAGGCGCTGTATTCCAAGCTCAACTTCGACCCGCTGAACGACTTCGTGCCGATCGGCCGCATCGGCGAGGCGGCGCTGGTGGTGGTGGTGAACGCCAAGTCGCCCTACAAGACCCTGGGCGAGCTGGTGGCCGCGGGCAAGGCCAAGCCCGATGCGCTGTCCTTCGGCACCGCGGGCGTGGGCAGCTCGGGCCACATGGCCAGCGAGCTGCTGCTGCGCGCCGGCAGCTTCAAGGCGGTGCATGTGCCCTACAAGGGCGGCTCCTCCGCCGTGACCGACCTGCTGGGCGGCCGGCTGGATTTCATGGCCATCAATCCGCTGGAAGTCGTCAGCCACGTGAAGAACGGCTCGCTGCGCGCGCTGGCCATGCTCAACACCAAGGGCTCGCCGCTGCTGCCCGAGGTAAAGACGGCGCAGTCGCTGGGCTACAACGTGCAGGCCACGGTCTGGTGGGGGCTCAATGCGCCCAAGGGCACGCCTGCCCAGGTCGTCGAAACGCTGAACAAGGCCTTGAATACCGCGCTGGCCACGCCCGAAGTGAAGACCCGGCTGGCCGAGATCGGCGCCAGCCCCGTGGGCGGCACGCCGGCAGAATTCGCGCAGTTCATCCAGGCCGAGTCCGCTTCGCTGGGCGAGCTGATCAAGGCGGCGGGCATCACTGCCGACTGA
- a CDS encoding M4 family metallopeptidase, with protein MHRCPCRFVPDYVLDRLASDQTLSKETCERVAYTARLTQHFCDIRKQNIRLAGFLMENQWMAELTSNPEVTLFDCRQTVSLPGLQIKDPANSKDPTVQRTHSETDLMGTFLREVFARNSIDNAGMTLMSAVHYGKKYNNAMWNGLQMIYGDGDGELFLSFASGIDVIGHELAHGLTQYTLQLEYDDEPGGLNESLSDCFGTMFRQWRLNHDAKRADWLVGSDIIGPRTRERGYTCMRDMCEPDAKHCLAPQPTHYGQLKPGQHPHSGSGPPNLAFCTACKLVGGNSWENIGRIWYQAMAKTGLAPRMGMAQFAAKTREQAADLFGKDSLAEAAVDAGWKKVGL; from the coding sequence ATGCACCGATGCCCATGCCGCTTCGTCCCGGACTATGTGCTCGACCGCCTGGCCAGCGACCAGACGCTTTCCAAGGAGACCTGTGAGCGTGTCGCATATACCGCGCGCCTGACCCAGCATTTTTGCGACATCCGCAAGCAGAACATCCGGCTTGCCGGATTCCTGATGGAAAACCAGTGGATGGCGGAGCTCACCAGCAATCCCGAAGTGACGCTGTTCGACTGCCGGCAGACCGTGAGCCTGCCCGGCCTGCAGATCAAGGACCCGGCCAATTCGAAGGATCCCACGGTGCAGCGCACCCACAGCGAAACCGACCTGATGGGCACCTTCCTGCGCGAGGTGTTCGCGCGCAACTCGATCGACAACGCGGGAATGACGCTGATGTCGGCGGTGCACTATGGCAAGAAATACAACAACGCCATGTGGAACGGGCTGCAGATGATCTATGGCGACGGCGACGGCGAGCTGTTCCTGAGCTTCGCTTCGGGCATCGACGTGATCGGGCACGAACTGGCGCATGGCCTCACGCAATACACGCTGCAGCTCGAATACGACGACGAACCCGGCGGGCTCAACGAGAGCCTGTCCGACTGCTTCGGCACGATGTTCCGCCAATGGCGCCTCAACCACGATGCCAAGCGCGCCGACTGGCTGGTCGGCAGCGACATCATCGGCCCACGCACGCGCGAGCGCGGCTACACCTGCATGCGCGACATGTGCGAGCCAGATGCCAAGCACTGCCTGGCGCCCCAGCCCACGCACTACGGGCAGTTGAAGCCCGGCCAGCACCCGCACAGCGGCAGCGGGCCGCCGAACCTGGCCTTCTGCACCGCCTGCAAGCTCGTCGGCGGCAACAGCTGGGAGAACATCGGCAGGATCTGGTATCAGGCGATGGCCAAGACCGGCCTGGCCCCGCGCATGGGCATGGCGCAGTTCGCGGCCAAGACCCGGGAACAGGCAGCGGATTTGTTCGGCAAGGACTCGCTGGCGGAAGCCGCGGTGGACGCGGGCTGGAAGAAGGTGGGGCTTTGA
- a CDS encoding glutathione S-transferase family protein yields MTLTIHHLQTSRSQRILWLLEELGVPYELRVYQRDPRTRLAPAELKAVHPLGKSPVITDGAAVVAESGAIIEYLAETHGAQTPAELSHLEPARGTPEHRQCRFWMHYAEGSLMNWLVMKLVFDTIPHQPMPFFVRPVARALCAKVQQRLIGPNVQTALAFMEAHLARHRWFAGEHLTMADFQMSFAVEAALMRSGNEAAWPHLLAYRQRMRERPAYQRALQKGGPVVMGR; encoded by the coding sequence ATGACCCTGACCATCCACCATCTGCAAACCTCCCGCTCCCAGCGCATCCTGTGGCTGCTGGAAGAGCTGGGCGTGCCCTACGAGCTGCGCGTCTACCAGCGCGACCCCAGGACCCGCCTGGCGCCGGCCGAGCTCAAGGCCGTCCATCCTCTGGGCAAGTCGCCGGTCATCACCGACGGCGCCGCGGTGGTGGCCGAATCCGGAGCGATCATCGAATACCTGGCTGAGACCCATGGCGCGCAGACGCCCGCGGAGCTTTCCCATCTCGAGCCCGCGCGCGGCACACCCGAACATCGGCAGTGCCGGTTCTGGATGCATTACGCCGAGGGCTCGTTGATGAACTGGCTGGTCATGAAGCTGGTGTTCGACACCATACCGCACCAGCCCATGCCGTTTTTCGTGCGTCCGGTGGCGCGCGCGCTGTGCGCCAAGGTGCAGCAAAGGCTCATCGGTCCGAACGTGCAGACCGCGCTGGCTTTCATGGAGGCGCATCTGGCGCGGCACCGCTGGTTTGCCGGCGAGCACCTGACCATGGCCGATTTCCAGATGAGCTTTGCCGTCGAGGCCGCCTTGATGCGCAGCGGCAACGAGGCCGCCTGGCCGCACCTGCTGGCCTACCGCCAGCGCATGCGCGAGCGGCCGGCCTACCAGCGCGCGCTGCAAAAGGGCGGGCCGGTGGTGATGGGACGGTGA
- a CDS encoding methyl-accepting chemotaxis protein, with the protein MLSLFNTLGFGLADRQLKALYRNQAVIEFDASGHVLFANAHFLRLMGYTKEELLQKHHRIFLDLDGHDESEYRDFWERLRRGESFVGRCKRVKNSGEVVWLQANYCPVVDGQGRVRKVVKYAMDVTPEVRSSVEAASQLAAVGRSQAVIEFTLDGHILCCNRNFLDAMGYASDRELVGQHHSMFVDPAEARSPAYAAFWHSLAQGQYQKGQFRRISRSGADVWIEANYNPVFDQRGQPFKVVKYATDITTRFEATRLVQAAFEQLQQLVQENAARADDASHQARQVVDVANGGSNAVESAMQAMQQIRKSSGRIGEMVGLIEGIAFQTNLLALNAAVEAARAGEHGRGFAVVASEVRNLAGRSAEAAKEIKSVIVSSSDSVQHGYDRVHDSGTMMVQMKQAAQRANAVMEEIAHASKLQHQNLGVVNHAITRLEHAVVSG; encoded by the coding sequence ATGCTGTCCCTATTCAACACCCTGGGCTTTGGCTTGGCGGATCGCCAGCTCAAGGCGCTCTACAGGAACCAGGCCGTCATCGAGTTCGATGCGTCCGGCCATGTTCTCTTCGCCAATGCCCATTTCCTGCGCCTGATGGGCTACACGAAGGAGGAGCTGCTGCAAAAGCACCACCGCATCTTCCTGGACCTCGACGGCCACGATGAATCCGAGTACCGGGACTTCTGGGAGCGTCTGCGCCGCGGCGAGTCGTTCGTGGGTCGCTGCAAGCGCGTCAAGAACTCGGGTGAAGTGGTCTGGCTGCAGGCCAACTACTGCCCGGTCGTGGATGGCCAGGGCCGTGTGCGCAAGGTGGTCAAGTACGCGATGGATGTGACGCCCGAGGTGCGCAGCAGCGTCGAGGCCGCAAGCCAGCTGGCGGCCGTGGGGCGTTCGCAGGCCGTGATCGAATTCACGCTTGACGGCCATATCCTGTGCTGCAACCGCAATTTCCTCGATGCCATGGGCTATGCATCGGATCGGGAACTGGTGGGGCAGCACCACTCGATGTTCGTCGACCCTGCCGAAGCCCGCAGCCCCGCATATGCAGCCTTCTGGCACAGCCTGGCGCAGGGGCAATACCAGAAGGGGCAGTTCCGGCGCATCTCGCGCTCCGGCGCGGATGTGTGGATCGAAGCCAACTACAACCCGGTGTTCGACCAGCGCGGCCAGCCCTTCAAGGTGGTCAAGTACGCCACCGACATCACGACGCGCTTCGAGGCCACCCGGCTGGTGCAAGCGGCATTCGAGCAGCTGCAGCAACTGGTGCAGGAGAATGCGGCCCGCGCCGACGATGCCAGCCACCAGGCGCGCCAGGTCGTCGACGTGGCCAATGGCGGCAGCAATGCAGTGGAATCGGCGATGCAGGCCATGCAGCAGATCCGCAAGAGTTCGGGGCGCATCGGCGAGATGGTTGGCCTGATCGAAGGCATTGCCTTCCAGACCAATCTCCTGGCGCTGAATGCCGCGGTGGAGGCCGCGCGCGCCGGCGAGCACGGCCGCGGCTTTGCCGTCGTGGCCAGCGAAGTGCGCAACCTCGCGGGCCGCAGTGCCGAAGCCGCCAAGGAAATCAAGAGCGTCATCGTGTCGTCTTCGGACAGCGTGCAGCACGGCTACGACCGGGTGCACGATTCAGGCACGATGATGGTGCAGATGAAGCAGGCGGCCCAGCGTGCCAACGCGGTGATGGAAGAGATCGCCCACGCGAGCAAACTGCAGCACCAGAACCTGGGTGTGGTCAACCATGCGATCACCCGGCTCGAGCATGCAGTGGTCAGCGGCTGA
- the glf gene encoding UDP-galactopyranose mutase translates to MAHIAIVGAGFSGAVLAQELGRAGHQVEVFDTRAHVAGNCHTARDDKTGVMLHTYGPHIFHTSNQRVWDYIQQFGTFVPFINRVKAITGGRVYSLPLNLLTINQFLGRTFSPAQAKAFFDEIAQQGGAEPANFEEQALSLMGRDLYEAFFKNYTIKQWGMSPTQLPASILKRLPMRFNYDDNYYASQYQGIPRDGYTAIVENLLDLPNVTLQLGTRFERSLASGYDHVFCSGPIDAWFGCDEGRLGYRTLDFVREDHTGDYQGNAVINYCDLSVPWTRISEHKHFAPWEQHADTVIFKEYSRLCEENDTPYYPIRLVAEKALLAQYVQRAQLERNVTFVGRLGTYRYIDMHVTIAEALDVAEQYQQSLASGKPLGSFVMDPLG, encoded by the coding sequence ATGGCCCATATCGCAATCGTCGGCGCCGGTTTTTCCGGCGCCGTGCTGGCCCAGGAATTGGGCCGTGCAGGTCACCAGGTCGAGGTGTTCGACACCCGCGCGCATGTGGCGGGCAACTGCCACACCGCGCGCGACGACAAGACCGGGGTGATGCTGCATACCTACGGGCCGCACATCTTCCACACCAGCAACCAGCGGGTGTGGGACTACATCCAGCAGTTCGGCACCTTCGTGCCCTTCATCAACCGCGTCAAGGCCATCACCGGCGGGCGGGTGTACTCGCTGCCGCTGAACCTGCTGACCATCAACCAGTTTCTCGGCCGCACCTTCTCGCCCGCCCAGGCCAAGGCCTTCTTCGACGAGATCGCCCAGCAGGGCGGCGCCGAGCCGGCGAATTTCGAGGAACAGGCACTGTCGCTGATGGGGCGCGACCTCTACGAGGCGTTCTTCAAGAACTACACCATCAAGCAATGGGGCATGTCGCCGACGCAGCTGCCGGCCAGCATCCTCAAGCGCCTGCCGATGCGCTTCAACTACGACGACAACTACTACGCAAGCCAGTACCAGGGCATCCCGCGCGACGGCTACACGGCCATCGTCGAGAACCTGCTGGACCTGCCGAACGTGACGCTGCAGCTGGGCACGCGCTTCGAGCGCTCGCTGGCCTCGGGCTATGACCATGTGTTTTGCAGCGGCCCCATCGATGCCTGGTTCGGCTGCGACGAGGGCCGGCTTGGCTACCGCACGCTGGACTTCGTGCGCGAGGACCACACGGGCGACTACCAGGGGAATGCGGTCATCAACTACTGCGACCTGTCCGTGCCCTGGACGCGCATTTCCGAGCACAAGCACTTCGCGCCCTGGGAACAACACGCCGACACCGTGATCTTCAAGGAATACAGCCGCCTGTGCGAGGAAAACGATACGCCTTACTACCCGATCCGCCTGGTGGCGGAGAAGGCGCTGCTGGCGCAATACGTGCAGCGCGCGCAGCTCGAGCGCAACGTGACCTTCGTCGGCCGGCTGGGCACCTACCGCTACATCGACATGCACGTGACGATTGCCGAGGCGCTGGACGTGGCCGAGCAATACCAGCAGAGCCTGGCAAGTGGCAAGCCGCTGGGCAGCTTCGTCATGGATCCGTTGGGCTGA